A part of Brassica rapa cultivar Chiifu-401-42 chromosome A05, CAAS_Brap_v3.01, whole genome shotgun sequence genomic DNA contains:
- the LOC103867945 gene encoding E3 ubiquitin protein ligase DRIP2 isoform X2, whose translation MEGEMVAKVKRETVVACMTCSLCDNLLRDATTISECLHTFCRKCIYEKITEDEIESCPVCDIDLGGAPLEKLRPDHILQDLKAKIFTPKRKRERAPEVVSSITLPARRKERSISSLVVDTPRVSAQTGTTGKRTKSLMRKDVRGSGSFTKRTVKKEEEIGDDHTESGSSPETLKDFTQSKRQSSYAEPSQSLSNRRNKDGAEPWDSKLNLWKPLNFLVDVANGTKSEHGNASHADVQGNKTKTKDYKRKCKLEEEIRNNGDPTTSETATVKRTRRTRRERSSTFGDSRIPPLPDSESLKQERRKGPVWFSLVASNNQEGETSLPQIPANYLRIRDGNIPVSFIQKYLMRKLDLKSETEVEIRCMGEAVIPTLELHSLVELWLETTSKHERVAATIGSSAKEFVMVLAYARKVPECNN comes from the exons TTTGTAGAAAATGCATCTATGAGAAAATCACAGAGGATGAGATAGAGAGTTGTCCAGTATGTGATATTGACCTCGGGGGTGCCCCACTGGAGAAACTAAg GCCCGACCACATTTTGCAAGACTTGAAGGCTAAAATATTTACTCCAAAACGAAAAAGAGAGAGGGCGCCTGAAGTTGTGTCCTCGATCACATTACCTGCAAGGAGGAAAGAGAGGTCTATCTCGTCTTTGGTGGTAGACACACCAAGGGTTTCAGCACAAACTGGTACAACAGGAAAGAGAACAAAATCTCTCATGAGGAAAGATGTGCGTGGTAGTGGTTCATTCACTAAGAGAACtgtgaagaaggaagaagaaattgGAGATGATCACACAGAGAGCGGAAGCTCGCCTGAAACGCTTAAAGATTTTACTCAGAGTAAAAGGCAG TCTTCATATGCAGAGCCTAGCCAGTCTCTCTCTAATCGAAGAAACAAGGATGGTGCTGAACCTTGGGATTCCAAATTAAACCTTTGGAAACCTTTAAATTTTCTTGTGGATGTGGCAAACGGAACAAAGTCTGAGCATGGAAATGCATCTCACGCTGATGTTCAGGGgaataaaaccaaaacaaaggATTATAAACGAAAATGTAAACTTGAGGAAGAGATCAGAAATAATGGTGATCCAACAACATCAGAAACTGCCACGGTTAAAAGAACGCGTAGGACTCGACGTGAAAGGTCGTCCACTTTTGGTGATTCAAGAATCCCACCACTACCGGATTCAGAAAGCCTGAAACAGGAGAGGAGAAAGGGTCCTGTTTGGTTCTCACTTGTAGCTTCAAATAATCA GGAAGGAGAAACATCCTTGCCTCAGATTCCAGCAAACTACTTGAGAATAAG GGATGGGAATATTCCAGTTTCGTTTATCCAAAAGTACCTTATGAGGAAGCTTGATCTCAAGAGTGAAACTGAG GTAGAGATAAGATGTATGGGAGAAGCAGTGATCCCAACGTTGGAGCTTCACAGCTTAGTGGAGCTGTGGTTGGAAACAACATCTAAGCATGAAAGAGTGGCTGCAACTATAGGTTCCTCTGCAAAGGAATTTGTAATGGTGCTAGCTTATGCTCGGAAGGTCCCTGAATGCAACAACTAA
- the LOC103867943 gene encoding probable WRKY transcription factor 21 isoform X2, which yields MIVLCRIRRASSLLSTTSVGHARFRRAKEPQTHLSQSIFLDPVHQRTEPPPSQKVLRSGFHELSTDSLTLGTRSFSLNSDVKAKAPLLQLNQSIHQNMFPEHQQLHERLEAHRHQMQQQQQKRQGEIMLRKCNGGISLSFDNSSCTQTMSSTRSFVSSLSIDGSVANVEGNNSFHLVGVQSSQHSKRKCLIKCGSSSRCHCSKKRKHRVRRSIRVPAISNKVADIPPDDYSWRKYGQKPIKGSPYPRGYYKCSSMRGCPARKHVERCLEDPAMLIVTYEAEHSHPKLPSQAMTT from the exons ATGATTGTTTTGTGTAGGATTCGA AGAGCGTCGAGTCTGTTAAGTACTACTAGTGTGGGTCATGCCAGGTTTAGAAGAGCTAAGGAACCTCAGACCCATTTGTCTCAAAGCATCTTCCTTGATCCTGTTCACCAAAGAACAGAACCTCCACCATCTCAGAAGGTGCTCCGGTCTGGTTTCCATGAGTTGAGCACTGATTCCCTCACTTTAGGGACCAGGTCCTTCAGTTTGAACTCAGATGTAAAAGCAAAAGCGCCTCTCCTTCAGCTTAACCAGTCAATCCATCAGAATATGTTTCCTGAACATCAACAGTTACATGAACGCTTGGAGGCTCACCGTCATCAGAtgcagcaacaacaacagaaACGTCAAGGTGAGATTATGCTAAGGAAGTGCAACGGCGGGATAAGCTTGAGTTTTGACAACTCGAGCTGTACTCAAACCATGTCATCCACTAGATCCTTTGTTTCATCCCTTAGCATAGATGGCAGCGTTGCTAATGTAGAAGGAAACAACTCCTTCCATTTGGTAGGGGTTCAGAGTTCTCAGCACTCTAAGAGAAAATGCCTCATCAAATGCGGGAGCTCTAGCCGATGCCACTGCTCTAAGAAAAG GAAACATAGGGTTAGGAGATCGATAAGAGTGCCTGCTATAAGTAACAAGGTTGCAGATATCCCTCCTGATGATTATTCGTGGCGAAAGTATGGTCAGAAACCCATCAAGGGCTCTCCTTATCCCAG GGGATATTACAAATGCAGTAGCATGAGAGGTTGTCCAGCGAGGAAGCACGTTGAGAGATGCTTGGAAGATCCGGCAATGCTTATTGTTACTTATGAAGCAGAGCATAGCCACCCCAAATTGCCATCTCAAGCCATGACAACTTAA
- the LOC103867943 gene encoding probable WRKY transcription factor 21 isoform X1, whose protein sequence is MEEIEGANRAAVESSHRVLNLLCTPHQQDQEYNNVSLLSETREAVFMFKRASSLLSTTSVGHARFRRAKEPQTHLSQSIFLDPVHQRTEPPPSQKVLRSGFHELSTDSLTLGTRSFSLNSDVKAKAPLLQLNQSIHQNMFPEHQQLHERLEAHRHQMQQQQQKRQGEIMLRKCNGGISLSFDNSSCTQTMSSTRSFVSSLSIDGSVANVEGNNSFHLVGVQSSQHSKRKCLIKCGSSSRCHCSKKRKHRVRRSIRVPAISNKVADIPPDDYSWRKYGQKPIKGSPYPRGYYKCSSMRGCPARKHVERCLEDPAMLIVTYEAEHSHPKLPSQAMTT, encoded by the exons ATGGAGGAGATAGAAGGAGCCAACAGAGCAGCTGTAGAGAGTTCTCATAGAGTTCTTAACCTCTTATGTACACCACATCAACAAGATCAAGAGTACAACAACGTGAGTTTACTGTCTGAGACTAGAGAAGCTGTGTTTATGTTCAAGAGAGCGTCGAGTCTGTTAAGTACTACTAGTGTGGGTCATGCCAGGTTTAGAAGAGCTAAGGAACCTCAGACCCATTTGTCTCAAAGCATCTTCCTTGATCCTGTTCACCAAAGAACAGAACCTCCACCATCTCAGAAGGTGCTCCGGTCTGGTTTCCATGAGTTGAGCACTGATTCCCTCACTTTAGGGACCAGGTCCTTCAGTTTGAACTCAGATGTAAAAGCAAAAGCGCCTCTCCTTCAGCTTAACCAGTCAATCCATCAGAATATGTTTCCTGAACATCAACAGTTACATGAACGCTTGGAGGCTCACCGTCATCAGAtgcagcaacaacaacagaaACGTCAAGGTGAGATTATGCTAAGGAAGTGCAACGGCGGGATAAGCTTGAGTTTTGACAACTCGAGCTGTACTCAAACCATGTCATCCACTAGATCCTTTGTTTCATCCCTTAGCATAGATGGCAGCGTTGCTAATGTAGAAGGAAACAACTCCTTCCATTTGGTAGGGGTTCAGAGTTCTCAGCACTCTAAGAGAAAATGCCTCATCAAATGCGGGAGCTCTAGCCGATGCCACTGCTCTAAGAAAAG GAAACATAGGGTTAGGAGATCGATAAGAGTGCCTGCTATAAGTAACAAGGTTGCAGATATCCCTCCTGATGATTATTCGTGGCGAAAGTATGGTCAGAAACCCATCAAGGGCTCTCCTTATCCCAG GGGATATTACAAATGCAGTAGCATGAGAGGTTGTCCAGCGAGGAAGCACGTTGAGAGATGCTTGGAAGATCCGGCAATGCTTATTGTTACTTATGAAGCAGAGCATAGCCACCCCAAATTGCCATCTCAAGCCATGACAACTTAA
- the LOC103867945 gene encoding E3 ubiquitin protein ligase DRIP2 isoform X1 — MEGEMVAKVKRETVVACMTCSLCDNLLRDATTISECLHTFCRKCIYEKITEDEIESCPVCDIDLGGAPLEKLRPDHILQDLKAKIFTPKRKRERAPEVVSSITLPARRKERSISSLVVDTPRVSAQTGTTGKRTKSLMRKDVRGSGSFTKRTVKKEEEIGDDHTESGSSPETLKDFTQSKRQVKKSSYAEPSQSLSNRRNKDGAEPWDSKLNLWKPLNFLVDVANGTKSEHGNASHADVQGNKTKTKDYKRKCKLEEEIRNNGDPTTSETATVKRTRRTRRERSSTFGDSRIPPLPDSESLKQERRKGPVWFSLVASNNQEGETSLPQIPANYLRIRDGNIPVSFIQKYLMRKLDLKSETEVEIRCMGEAVIPTLELHSLVELWLETTSKHERVAATIGSSAKEFVMVLAYARKVPECNN, encoded by the exons TTTGTAGAAAATGCATCTATGAGAAAATCACAGAGGATGAGATAGAGAGTTGTCCAGTATGTGATATTGACCTCGGGGGTGCCCCACTGGAGAAACTAAg GCCCGACCACATTTTGCAAGACTTGAAGGCTAAAATATTTACTCCAAAACGAAAAAGAGAGAGGGCGCCTGAAGTTGTGTCCTCGATCACATTACCTGCAAGGAGGAAAGAGAGGTCTATCTCGTCTTTGGTGGTAGACACACCAAGGGTTTCAGCACAAACTGGTACAACAGGAAAGAGAACAAAATCTCTCATGAGGAAAGATGTGCGTGGTAGTGGTTCATTCACTAAGAGAACtgtgaagaaggaagaagaaattgGAGATGATCACACAGAGAGCGGAAGCTCGCCTGAAACGCTTAAAGATTTTACTCAGAGTAAAAGGCAGGTAAAGAAG TCTTCATATGCAGAGCCTAGCCAGTCTCTCTCTAATCGAAGAAACAAGGATGGTGCTGAACCTTGGGATTCCAAATTAAACCTTTGGAAACCTTTAAATTTTCTTGTGGATGTGGCAAACGGAACAAAGTCTGAGCATGGAAATGCATCTCACGCTGATGTTCAGGGgaataaaaccaaaacaaaggATTATAAACGAAAATGTAAACTTGAGGAAGAGATCAGAAATAATGGTGATCCAACAACATCAGAAACTGCCACGGTTAAAAGAACGCGTAGGACTCGACGTGAAAGGTCGTCCACTTTTGGTGATTCAAGAATCCCACCACTACCGGATTCAGAAAGCCTGAAACAGGAGAGGAGAAAGGGTCCTGTTTGGTTCTCACTTGTAGCTTCAAATAATCA GGAAGGAGAAACATCCTTGCCTCAGATTCCAGCAAACTACTTGAGAATAAG GGATGGGAATATTCCAGTTTCGTTTATCCAAAAGTACCTTATGAGGAAGCTTGATCTCAAGAGTGAAACTGAG GTAGAGATAAGATGTATGGGAGAAGCAGTGATCCCAACGTTGGAGCTTCACAGCTTAGTGGAGCTGTGGTTGGAAACAACATCTAAGCATGAAAGAGTGGCTGCAACTATAGGTTCCTCTGCAAAGGAATTTGTAATGGTGCTAGCTTATGCTCGGAAGGTCCCTGAATGCAACAACTAA